Within Planococcus citri chromosome 2, ihPlaCitr1.1, whole genome shotgun sequence, the genomic segment TCAACACTGCAGTAAAAGTACTCGCTCCTCTTGTCCTCTCACCTGCTTCCGGTCCCCGGGTCCCGGTCCTTAGTTtagttgttttttgttttatgggTTGATTGATAATAATGCCATAAAAACACATCTCgattagaaaacaattttgaaaatattaccggtgtgaaaatttgtaaaaagtgttatttttcatcgtaaaaGTGGTGACCTCAAGGTGAAATAAAATCCAAAGAATTCATGTTTTCAGAATGACGCAATGAATAGAATTTTTCCATTCGGTAGAATTAACGCAGgtattttttcgcttttttgcagAGCTTAATATTACAATGAATTCAGATTCAGAAGAAGGAGAAGATTACATTGTTGAGAGAATCATCCAGAAACGAATTCGTAACGGGATAGTCGAGTATTACCTCAAATGGGAAGGTTTTACCGAAGAGTACAACACATGGGAACCAGAAGGTAATCTGAATTGCTTCGAACTTATACAAGATTTTGAAGACAAATTAACtaacgaaaagaagaaaaaacaacgaGAGAAAAATTCGCTATCTACGACTGCTACAGTTAAAAGTAAACCTGGTCCTTTAAGTTCGAAAAAACGTCCAGCAAATGAAAATAGAGAAAACACTCGCTCCAATAATGATCCTCAAGCATCGTCTAGTAGTAAatcaataccaataccaaaagaTAATGGGTTTCAACGCGGCTTGGAACCAGATATAATTTTAGGCGCTTCGAATGTCCCAGGAGAACTCATGCTATTAATGCAGTGGAAGAATGGTGAATTGGAACTGGTATGTTCAAAGGATGCGAAAGAAAAATGTCCTCAATTAGTTatagatttttatgaaaaacacgTCATGTGGAATGAttgattattttgatgaaatttttgttacgagtattattatttttattgatgaaattttcgttaTAAGCTCCATTGTGTGACTCAGTCCAGTTTGTATGTATCTATAATTGTGAGATGTCgacgtaaaatttaattttatatgtgtacgtttgtaatttttttcagctgtgttgtaaatatgtattcaaTTGTTTCCATTATTATAagctttttttattattcattttttgctgATAATTCATTGTGACTATGTTAAtgcatttatgtacctattcgtCTAAATAAACCAGTGTTTTGATacgtgatttcatttttgaaaaatattttacctcGCATTTTTGGTCAGGTTTTTAATATCGTCGATTTACGAAGTCGTAATTAAATGAATGATCCAagcgcgaaaaaatcaaaatatctacGTTCCTCGTCCTACCAATGGTGATATTATGAAAGTATCTTTGACCAATTGACtgaaatataaatatttgtTCGAGATAAACTACTTCTATTCTATCAGCGGTCAAAGTAAACAAAACCGGTACCATTTCAGATATAAAAAAGATCACTGCTTGTTCAAATTCGGgtaccttttttgaaacttgatatcaCAAAACGCGTGCACAACTTACACAAACACACACTAAAACCAAATAATAACAAGAAAGTAATacaaaaaatggaacatttattacatacaataaattcaaaaatactatCACTGAGAAAACTTACTGTAAAAGTAATGTCatcgaataaaatatttaaacttAAATTTATGAGTAAGCGAAATAAAGTTAATATTTTACAACAGGAACCTTAAAATTAGAAATCGATCACAATAAATGGATCACTCGAATTGTTCGACTTATTTTGTGACTGGTTTCCACATAATTCTCTTCTCGTAAAACTGTATAACAAGTTGCGGGCAGAACTTGTGAGCGTCAATCGCCGGTACAATATCTGTTTCGTCGCTACCTTcccattttatcaaaaaacaataCGTCCCATTATTCTCGACAGCTCCAACAATTTCTAGGGGCGTCAGACCTCGTGCAAATCCTACTTTTTCGGAATTTCTCTTTTTATTCTTGGGGCCTTTACTGCCGTTCGTCGTCTCGTTTTCAATATCGTCTAATTCGACACCGGCGACGTTTTTCGGCTTCGCTGTCGATGCTGATGTATTCAGAGACACGTTTCCATTGGGGGTGGCGGCTCCTTTGGATGATTTTCTCTTTACAAAGCCCTTCGATCCTCGCTTGCTTGGTGTTTTTCGCGACTCAAACTCCTCGATTAGATCTTCGCACTCTGCCAAGTGCTCACGGGGCTCCCATGTATTGGTCTTTGACGACCAACCAAGCCATTTGACGAAGAACTTTTCTACgccgttttcaacttttttgtcgaCGATTTTTTCGACGATATAAGTGTCGTTGCCTCGACCACCTTTCATTTTCAcctgaaaacattgaaaaaaaaaacattcgattAGATAAATGCGTTCAACACACGATAAAATTAGTCAAAACAAATGAGTCATGCCACGATATAGTTTAAGGAAGGTCGGCGAATATAATCTGAATTTTGCGAGGTTGTTGACAGAAAAGaacatttgtgattttttttactaggtCGAAATGATTAGCAGATGTTGTATAATTCACAGCAACATAAGGCACGCCGCGTAGCGCCTTCATGAACAGATTTACATAATCCATACGTGAAGATACAACGGAAACGAGTGCACAACTTACTCATACTCAATGGCTAAATTCGATAGCtttcatttcacattttctttcaaatgctACGACTACGATAGCCACGTTTTTCCCAGAAACAATATACTAATTAGatgtaaattttcgtaaaacttACCACAGTATTGCGAATGGACGACTcgatgatataaaattttcacttgTGTAGTAGAATTGGCAAATATGGCcaaaataaaatacttgaaaaaatcgaatcgaattcgAACAAACAAACACAATACAACcgacgaaaaatgaaaatgaaatgagcCGTTGTTGTGTAGAGCATGGGCAGAGTttcgtgattttatttttcaaggatgaacagtaggtattgtaggtatggtaaaaaatttctagaaGATGAAACCTGCTCCCACAGCAAAGCGTACGTCCTTTTCTctttgtatattattttttttgtgttgtgtCGCGAACTCGCGATGGATATTTGCATTGTGTTAGAGTATAGATGAGAAAGAGGGAAGAGGGTAAAATGcaaggatttttaaatttcgtgtCACATTTGCTCTTGCTTTGCTGCCTACTTTTCATAGAAAATTCTTtacttttcgttttcgtttccaaaaaaatgtgaaactgaaacgttgatttttctattcgtAAGTTGTGCACAATGCACTGGAGTCtggaatgaaataaattttccagaTACGTAATGTAACACTTGTTATCGACGTTTataatattcatcaatttattaaattgaTTGATACTTCGCTGTCTTGAATTGTAGTGTGTAATTTATTATGAATTCATGAATGGTTCGTTATTCACCATGGAATATCTTGTCGAGGAGTTTCATTTCAATGATACTTAAAAACTAAAAGATTTAtacgaatacaattttttgttaaattttcaaaactacctaCGTATCTATCAATTTgtgttatattttgaaaattcatagaaaattgaaactaaaattctCTATTCTTTTCGTCGTCAGATCAGAAATACACGTTCAATAAAATAATGGGAGCTCTTCCATCTCGTAGCATTTTTTCCCGCGTTAATTCGGCTATTGCTATTCGTTAGCCGGTCCCGGATCATCATGCCTGCCGAGTGCCGATTGCCAAGCGAAGTAACGTCGCTTGTAGCTCAAAACTGGCTCCAACCGTCGCTAACCGTTGTTTATATTGATATTTCAACGATTCAAGAAGAGTACATGAAAATAGAGCTAAAAAAGCCACTCACCTGTACCCTTCGAACATCTGTACCTGTATCAAGGAAATAAAAACGATAACGAGAAACCACACAAGggaatggaaaattgaaaaatcgcgccaAAGGTCCAAGTCACAACATGGcgtagaaaataattatttttttcgctatgacgagaaaattaataataaaaaataaattataacgaATTACGTCGATCTGAACTGCAGTATCTTTTTTTATTACTACACGTTTCtgcataaaaaaaaaggttacaaTCAAAAATGAGTGCACAACTTGAGctttagaaaaaaacaccattccAAGTACAATGTTGCACTGACGACTCGTCAATCACTTGATGTTCTTTGCCGGCAAATTAAACCGAAGGCGACTTCACTTcggtgaaaatattttccaataccTTAAAACGCacgtaataatttgaaaataagctATTTCAGTGACTAATGAGTCATTTCGATAGATAATGCGCCAGCTGATGCACAATTATAAGTGTATTAAGATACCATTGATCACactgaaatacatttttcaatgtcCAACACGAAGGATTACGATAACAACCTGAAATGCAGGAAGGCAGAGTTATTTTGGTGTTGAATAATGAGACTAATAATGAAGATAACTTATCAGATCAGAGCATTTACCGCCGAAAATACGATAAGTAATTTTATCAGACGTTCGTACCTTTTACGAATCGATTATTCTAGTTTCCATGATTGAGAATATTTTTATCACTTATCAACATACATCATTAAAaccagaagttgaaaaaaaaataaaaataaaaactaaacgAATACCAACgagtattttattgaatttttctggGTCTTAATACAGAAACAAAATGATACAACGTTCGGATCACGCGCTAAGATGACGCAacttaaaaattaaatggaaacCTTTCATCTCACGATCGACAAcataagcaaaaaataaaaaaagttttcattcatcCTTATGCATTATAATATtcttcttttgcaaaaaaaaaaaaaaatatagtgaCTCACTACGTGATAACTGTTTGCAAtagtaaaaattcaatatttcacaattaaaaattccatacTCGTAAATAAGACAAATAATATATATATAGAAGtaacgaatttaaaaatcaattaaatgaaataaaaaaagtacatatacaATATCGTAAAAATCATTTGTTGTCTTCGGAGGCATTATTCCAAGTCAAGTGTTTCTCATAAAATTCTATGATTAACTGGGGACACTTTGTTCTCGCGTCCACGGAACGCACTAAATCGGCTTCATCCGTGCCTTCccatttcatcaaaaacatcAGTTCACCGGAGGTATCAGTCGCACCAATAATACGCTCCGGTTTCAAACCCCTTTCGAATCCGTTTAATTTATTAGTTTCTACCTTAGGTTGAGCCTTGACTGGTTCGGTTGagcgttttttcttcttttctttcgcGTCGTCTTCACTGGAAATTTTAAGCTTTCTAGCGTTCTTCTTCTCTTCTTGTTTCTTTTCCCATTTTCTTTCGAACTCCGCTATCAATTCGGGACATTCCAAGTTTTCGTGCGGCTCCCAGGTGTTTTCGCTTTCATCATATCCCTTCCATTTCAAGAAGTACTGAACTTTACCGTTCACTGTCCGcttatcgataattttttcgacgACATACTCTTCTTCTTCGGATCCTGAACCGCTCATGATGTCTTGATAGATACTGTAACAAAAATACCGGTCGATTATTACACAAATGAAATGCGATATCCTTAAGGCGGGAATTTGTTTACAAATAATGTTCATGCGTCAGTTCATTGGTACAATTCCGAAAATAACCGAGTGTTGTGGGAAACACTATTTCATTATTCGATTCGAGAAATTTGACGAGAGATGCGTTATAGAAATCATTTTACGGAGGGTTGCAGAAACGTGTGATCGgagggaaatgaaaaaaaaatgtctgatcAATGTTTACACATGCATTCCAATACAGTTTACAAAATTCCGTAATCGTAATAAATATTACACGAAATGTACGGAGATGAATTAAAAGTACTACAATATCGTGAGAGGAAGAAGATTTATTACTGTAACGCACTCGCGAGTAATCTAATTCCATGTTTTATGTGTTATTCACGATCGGCAAAATACAATTGTGTGAGCATGAATATTGCATCGTCCATGAACGATATCAAAagtaaatgatgaaaatacttaCTGTAATCGGTAGCTGGATAATAAATATGCTTATACACGTAGTTTATTACATAAACGGTGTTTCCGACATCAAATTCGAAAGAGACGCTTCGAAACAAAATTACAGTGGAAAAACATCAAATAGCAAAAAATACAGTCGCGATTCTCATTCAACGAATTGACAACCTCCTTCTATCGTATCCATTCGaccaggaaaattttcagtcaatttgtTCGTGTAGTTCATATTTTTTACGTAAAAGCGCTAAAGAcaggtgaaatttgaattcctaCCTAACAAAAGATAGGCAAACTATTATCGAACACGTGCTTACAATCAGCTGTTCCATGATCATAGATAACCTATCTATAATTTTGGTTGTTCCATCATTCTCGTCTAGTGAtgttgatatttagaaaaattttatatcgatatatcacgatatttttccaacagatatcgatatatcgtcgatatatcgatatcttcaatattgccttgaaagtacctatttttcccatttgtatACTCAGTCATTTAAGTTTAATTGCGAATtaacaactgcaaaaaatttggtacgacaaaaagtttttttatagatttttaaaaaagtgagaaaatttttttttgaaaaaattttaaaaatttctttctaatttcaatttttactcatatttttggctgttttcgtgcattttttcctcaatttttgacgatacgatatatcgtcgatattgatttttcatatcgatatgtcgatattggatctcatatcgatatatcgtttaagatatcgatatatcaacaCCACTATTCTCGTCTGATCAAACTTCAATAATCAAAACGAAAAGCAGACAACGTACTgtgaagttttattttatacatTGTTCCTTTATTCATTTGAAGTTCTTTTGTTTCGTAGATCAACTCGTACACATAGCAGAGTTTGAAATATTGCTCATCTATTACCGGAAGTAAGGCATGAATGTGATGATCACGACGTACCTATTCCCATTTAAAACATTCCATTCATTtgtatatttgtattttttgctaaTATTTGATCGTTTGTAAGTTCTCTAATTTGTTACCTTGTTTCTGCAGGGTCTACGCGTCAATCAAACCTGAACAAATTTCGAACTTCGAAGTACCCAAAAGACATACATCTAAGTAACAAGTATGGAGAATGCAAAACCGGCGAAACGTCTTAGATTATACTGCTCCGAAATCAATTGGATTGAGAAAGATAATAGTAAATaactcaaaaatttatcatgttACATACCTATTACATATGTTCGGCATTACCGATAGtatgattttttcacagttgATACGAAAAGAGTAAGAGTTGATGGTGCAGAAACATCCTGCAGATTAGGATCAAACAATTCACATTTCGTTGAAGTGGTCAATATTCAGAATTGGGAAAGTATTGAAATCCCTTGCGAAGATGACAAAACGCTCGCTGTTTCGGTATTAACCACGTACTATCCCGGTGCTGTCGgattgagatatttttttgatgatcgCGAACGTGCTGTAAAACTATCCAATCAAAAACTCTATCCACCGGAAGACGGATGGACTGGAAGACCGTTTTATTGTATTTATCCTCAACCTCAACCTCAACGTAAGAAAAGTACATTACTTCCATCTGTTCGTATACTCGCTTATTTACATCTTATATTCTGTTTTGGTGATGGTTTACGTCCATTTTTCAGATGATAGCAGTAAAATTGAAGCTGACGATACTTTGGGTAGTTCCGAATCAGAAACTGAAGAGTTGGCGGTGTTAGGGATACCTGAGAATACTACCAGTGCAGATTTACGTGATTATTTTTCGAGATTTGGTGATTTAATGTTCGCTGAGGTACGATTCTGTTATGTTTTATTCATAATGATAAGATTGAGTTAGCTGATCTGATAAATGTTGATTTTCCTTGGCAGGCCAATTCGGAGAAGTGTAGAAGGTTTGGTATAATCAAATTCACAGACGAGCGAGCTCAAGCTCAAGTGGTATCACTGAGACATAGGATCCATGATCAATGGTGTGATGTACTGGTTTATAAAAAAGCTACTCGTCGTTTACTTATCAATGCGTAACGCTGCAAGGTGGGTTGctgatttctttttttggtcaatttgtaTGCATGCGACGTGCGATCAGTTGtggtaatttttcttatttaatgatattttcaggaaattacGGCGATTCCAAATTCAAACATCGTTATGAGGAAGACGTAAGTAAAATATTGATTGACTCGGAGTTGATtcgtttacctttttttttttgttcgaaatttcattcatttttttagtttattgTATTATTTAGAATGCAGCATTTAGTTtagcttagttttttttttaaagttaatGACGGTTGTGTtaattttgaatcgtttttttAAACGCGTTCTTGGTTTCAAGATTATGTCTGATTTTCATCAACTCATTGAGAATGGCGTAGTATACCTTAAAGTTTGCAGTAATTGAAACAAgttgttaaattttaaaactaatttgaTCATAAACATCCTCACCTTAATTGTGGTTATTTCAACATCTCTGATGATTTGTAACATCTAACGAAATTCACAACACACTACTTGCTGAAGTGTTTCATTTGTGTCtcatatttttggaattaaaaattatattaaaaactTTCAATATTCTCGGTGATTTTCATAATGTTTCTTGTAGTcttattggaatttttataaattatcgGCGTGTTTTGAGTAATAATAGTTATCGGTTTTTGTACCAagtattttaaatcatttttgcgaaattttagaCGTTTTTATGAATCATAATTAAAATAGTTTTAAATTGATTTGtttgcagttttgaaaattttatttctaactACTACAGTATAGTCTCTCTTGTGATACGTTGACTTGTCTGCATCTGTTTCTAAACTTCGCGAATTCTCAGTACCCTTTTCCCCCCTCTTTAATCTCAATTGTGGTATTATAAAATTACcgtattatttttgttgaagcCATTCAAAGGCTCTGTGTTAAGTGTTGAGAAAATCCAGCGATTGGCCATACGTGTTAGTATCtctgaaatatgaaaaattatagtAATGTTTCGGAAATGTCTCATTTCCCGAGCAGAACAGAATAAACTTCCAAAACATGAATATAAGTTttcgcatttaaaaaaaaacattactcaTTTCATTCATAAAGAGTCATCAATTGATGAACTATAATATTCGTCTGCTGAAGTTACATGCCGGTACTTTTTCTTTTACAGAGAATTTGCGTCAAAAGATAAAAAGTACCACCTATCTGCTTGTTTGTAGCTTTATGTTAAATGGTGTGAAATTCATTTCAACCGAATCTTCAATATTTTAACGAATTGTAAAATAACTTGTTAGGTAAGCTGATaagaccattttcaaaataaaagcgGCAAAGTGCATGAATTACAATAATGCATCAATTAACTCTTAAATTTATAGGTAAGCACCTGGGTAATTTGTCAATAATTCGTTTTATAGTAAGATGAAGTGAGATTTCGAACTTGATAAGATAGAATGAAATCAAACTTTAATGAGTTTAGATAAACACATCGCATTtagaagtttcattttataGTAACCGAAGATCGatgaattttcaacgtttttttcctcgaatttttttcgttacactaACGAAATGTCTGACTGAAGTGCGTAGGTACTTCaagtataaaatttcataacatgTATTTAATTGTGATCGCATAATACAATATGTAAATGGTACCGTACATAAATAAGTGAAGTGATTGATTTATTGAAATTCGCGTACGATAACGATTGATTAAAGGAATCGAATGTCTAGAATAAAACCAAATTCAAATCGTGTACTCGAAGAAAGTGTTTCGAACATTGActttaatgttttcaaatttaagtaAATTCGTAATAATGTggcatttttgtgaaaaattgatgaatttgtgAGTGCATCTACCTATCTGACTTGTTACTAGTGCGTGatatcaaatacctacttaaattaatttcaatcaacTCGTTAAACAGTTCTTATGCACGAAAAAGGTGTTCACATCGAATCGAAACCAGCTAGTCATGAATTACACGGAGAgaaacccaaaattttaaatctttttgaTTTCTGTACGTTCATTTTAATCATTCTCCCAGCATCGGTGATTTTCACAGCCTCCACATGGGATCTCTCGGATCAACTGGAAGTCAAAGTTTCAAGATTTATTCCTATTGTAGGAGTGACAATGTACTTCATTTTGAACATCACGCCGCATTTTGCTTACGACGTTGctcgtcattttttaaaaaacaaattcttgTTTAGcgtattttcaaagttgtataTTTATGTTTTCGCAACGTTCGGTGTCTCACAGTGGAATTACGTGTGGGAATTTgcgaattctttcaaaatttttagtcacgTGGCATTTGTGCTGTATTCGACAG encodes:
- the LOC135836354 gene encoding chromobox protein homolog 5-like, yielding MNSDSEEGEDYIVERIIQKRIRNGIVEYYLKWEGFTEEYNTWEPEGNLNCFELIQDFEDKLTNEKKKKQREKNSLSTTATVKSKPGPLSSKKRPANENRENTRSNNDPQASSSSKSIPIPKDNGFQRGLEPDIILGASNVPGELMLLMQWKNGELELVCSKDAKEKCPQLVIDFYEKHVMWND
- the LOC135834094 gene encoding chromobox protein homolog 1-like gives rise to the protein MKALRGVPYVAVNYTTSANHFDLVKMKGGRGNDTYIVEKIVDKKVENGVEKFFVKWLGWSSKTNTWEPREHLAECEDLIEEFESRKTPSKRGSKGFVKRKSSKGAATPNGNVSLNTSASTAKPKNVAGVELDDIENETTNGSKGPKNKKRNSEKVGFARGLTPLEIVGAVENNGTYCFLIKWEGSDETDIVPAIDAHKFCPQLVIQFYEKRIMWKPVTK
- the LOC135836356 gene encoding chromobox protein homolog 5-like, translated to MSGSGSEEEEYVVEKIIDKRTVNGKVQYFLKWKGYDESENTWEPHENLECPELIAEFERKWEKKQEEKKNARKLKISSEDDAKEKKKKRSTEPVKAQPKVETNKLNGFERGLKPERIIGATDTSGELMFLMKWEGTDEADLVRSVDARTKCPQLIIEFYEKHLTWNNASEDNK
- the LOC135836352 gene encoding TAR DNA-binding protein 43-like, producing MENAKPAKRLRLYCSEINWIEKDNIDTKRVRVDGAETSCRLGSNNSHFVEVVNIQNWESIEIPCEDDKTLAVSVLTTYYPGAVGLRYFFDDRERAVKLSNQKLYPPEDGWTGRPFYCIYPQPQPQRKKNDSSKIEADDTLGSSESETEELAVLGIPENTTSADLRDYFSRFGDLMFAEANSEKCRRFGIIKFTDERAQAQVVSLRHRIHDQWCDVLVYKKATRRLLINA